A part of Arachis hypogaea cultivar Tifrunner chromosome 12, arahy.Tifrunner.gnm2.J5K5, whole genome shotgun sequence genomic DNA contains:
- the LOC112728758 gene encoding digalactosyldiacylglycerol synthase 1, chloroplastic-like gives MATPPQPSAMATHPKTPTTTTTTTTTSSANAFSLLSNAWRHDIQLMRDRATSFRNLAISFDPPPPPQNPADMDFVRNLRLRLPATSEGSGARRIQKWRLPPPTATAMCSSRIRMGLVNIKDAIVAEVEDTDGIWGFEGDNSKREEKDWEPIQKLKTKFKEFEKNNEFVEKFKSSLKLIYKEPEESKEVPPLDVPELLAYFVKQSSPFLDQLGVRRDFRDKIVESLYSKSKNQLVLRSLSSGESSIIGNGNVNDELDLRIASVLQSTGHRYNGEPWTDHTKHDPSENKRHLAIVTTTSLPWMTGTSVNPLFRAAYLSKSANQKITLMVPWLCTSDQQLVYPDNITFSLPEQQEVYIHNWLEERIGFKADFKICFYPGKFSKERRSIIPAGDTSQFIPSRDADIAILEEPEHLNWYHHGRRWTDKFNHVVGVVHTNYLEYIKREKNGPLQAFLVKHINNLVTRAHCHKVLRLSAATQDLPRSVICNVHGVNPKFLKIGEKIAADKELGQKAFTKGAYFLGKMVWAKGYKELIDLLAKHKSDLDGFKLDVFGNGEDANEVQSMAKRFDLNINFQKGRDHADDSLHGYKVFINPSISDVLCTATAEALAMGKFVVCADHPSNEFFRTFPNCLTYKTSEDFVAKVKEALENEPQLLSPEQRYQLSWDAATQRFLEYSELDRVLNTQDDTANSKTHNGQKRIAKSVSMPNLTEMVDGGIAFAHYCFNGSEFLRLCTGALPGTRNYDKQQAQDLHLLPPQVQNPIYGW, from the exons ATGGCAACACCACCACAACCCTCCGCCATGGCCACCCACCCTAAAACCCCAACCACCActaccactaccaccaccacttCCTCCGCCAATGCCTTCTCTCTCCTCTCCAACGCATGGCGCCACGACATTCAGCTCATGCGCGACCGTGCCACCTCATTCCGAAACCTCGCCATTTCCTTCGACCCTCCTCCTCCCCCGCAGAACCCGGCGGACATGGACTTCGTTAGGAACCTCCGCCTTAGGCTGCCGGCGACGTCGGAGGGGAGTGGTGCGAGGAGGATCCAGAAATGGCGATTACCGCCGCCGACAGCGACGGCGATGTGTAGTTCAAGGATTCGGATGGGTTTGGTGAATATAAAGGATGCGATTGTGGCGGAGGTTGAGGATACCGATGGAATTTGGGGGTTTGAAGGGGACAATTCGAAGAGGGAAGAAAAAGATTGGGAACCGATCCAGAAGCTGAAAACGAAGTTCAAGGAGTTCGAGAAGAACAACGAGTTCGTTGAAAAATTTAAATCAAGTTTG AAATTAATATACAAGGAGCCTGAAGAGTCAAAG GAAGTTCCCCCATTGGATGTGCCTGAACTTTTGGCCTATTTTGTGAAACAGTCTAGTCCTTTTTTGGATCAACTTGGAGTCCGCAGAG ATTTTCGCGATAAGATAGTGGAAAGCTTGTATAGTAAAAGTAAGAACCAGCTTGTTCTGCGGTCCCTTTCAAGTGGAGAATCCTCGATTATTGGGAATGGAAATGTAAACGATGAATTGGATTTACGAATAGCAAGTGTTCTTCAGAGTACAGGCCACCGATATAATGGTGAACCATGGACAGATCATACAAAGCATGATCCATCCGAGAATAAGAGGCATCTGGCCATAGTCACAACTACTAGTCTTCCTTGGATGACGGGAACATCGGTAAATCCACTATTTCGAGCTGCATACCTATCAAAATCTgcaaatcagaaaataactctgaTGGTTCCATGGCTTTGCACATCAGATCAACAACTAGTTTATCCTGACAATATCACCTTCAGTTTGCCAGAACAACAGGAAGTTTATATACATAATTGGCTTGAGGAAAGGATTGGTTTCAAGGCAGACTTTAAAATTTGCTTTTATCCTGGGAAG TTTTCAAAAGAAAGACGAAGTATAATACCTGCTGGTGATACTTCTCAATTTATACCATCCAGGGATGCCGACATtgccatcttggaagaaccagaACATTTGAATTGGTATCATCATGGCAGGCGTTGGACAGATAAATTCAACCATGTTGTTGGTGTTGTCCACACAAATTACTTGGAATACATCAAGAGGGAGAAAAATGGTCCCCTCCAAGCATTCTTAGTGAAGCACATAAATAACTTGGTTACGAGAGCACACTGCCACAAG gTTCTTCGTCTCTCAGCTGCCACTCAGGATTTACCAAGGTCTGTAATTTGCAATGTTCACGGGGTGAATCCTAAGTTCTTGAAAATTGGAGAAAAGATTGCTGCAGATAAGGAGCTCGGGCAGAAAGCCTTCACAAAAGGAGCATATTTCTTGGGAAAGATGGTATGGGCAAAGGGGTACAAGGAATTGATAGATTTATTAGCAAAGCATAAGAGTGATCTTGATGGCTTCAAGTTGGATGTATTTGGTAATGGAGAGGATGCCAACGAAGTTCAGAGTATGgctaaaagatttgatttgaatatCAACTTTCAGAAGGGAAGAGACCATGCAGATGATTCGCTTCATGG GTATAAAGTCTTCATAAATCCAAGCATCAGTGACGTGCTCTGCACCGCTACAGCCGAGGCACTTGCCATGGGAAAATTTGTAGTTTGTGCTGATCATCCATCAAATGAGTTCTTCAGGACTTTCCCCAACTGCTTGACTTACAAGACATCCGAAGACTTTGTAGCAAAAGTAAAAGAAGCATTAGAAAATGAGCCTCAACTTCTTTCCCCAGAGCAAAGATATCAACTTTCTTGGGACGCTGCTACTCAAAGATTTCTGGAATATTCTGAGCTTGACAGAGTTCTGAATACGCAAGATGACACTGCGAACTCGAAAACACATAACGGACAAAAGCGCATTGCTAAGTCAGTTTCAATGCCTAATCTGACAGAGATGGTAGACGGAGGAATAGCATTCGCTCACTACTGTTTCAACGGCAGTGAATTCTTGCGACTATGTACCGGAGCTTTACCTGGAACACGAAACTATGACAAGCAGCAGGCTCAAGACCTTCATCTCTTGCCCCCGCAAGTACAAAATCCAATCTATGGCTGGTGA
- the LOC112728756 gene encoding BEL1-like homeodomain protein 1 has translation MATYFHGNSEIQGGGVDGGLQTLVLMNPGYIQFSDTPPPPPPHGGNLMLLNSLAAAGNSSLASHAPLSQQFLGVPLAAEHMHGHHDVSVALHGYAPRGHYNLWNTIDPTTAARDATRATQGLSLSLPAMSGDEVRVSGGSPSSASGVTNGGGGVSGIQSVLLNSKYLRATQELLEEVVNVNNNNDVNNNNNMKKKSFEKAKVGVGESSSNGGNSGGDGSVGEGSEKRCAELSTTERQEIQMKKAKLITMLDEVEQRYRQYHNQMQIVISSFEQAAGIGSARTYTALALQTISKQFRCLKDAITGQIKAANKSLGEEDYFGGGGGKIEGSRLKYVDHHLRQQRAIQQLGMMHHNAWRPQRGLPERSVSVLRAWLFEHFLHPYPKDSDKHMLAKQTGLTRSQVSNWFINARVRLWKPMVEEMYLEEMKDHDMNNSNNNNVSEDNKSSKSNEDPNNAKNSPPRDSNSESDTKKSFNSKQENVSISTPTSQIGGNSRNNNNNNSSGFSFMGSSELLDGITQGSSPKKPRSNEIVHHSQNNNNNNNNNNEYSFINNVGNQTNFIGGFGQYPIDEIARFDAAAAENFTRFSGNNNHSNNNGVSLTLGLPHCDTFQNIQLGRRLDRMSGEQHSNEFGAVNNTQNPHHSSAAFQSMQNSKRFAAQLLPDYVA, from the exons ATGGCGACATATTTTCATGGTAATTCGGAAATTCAAGGTGGTGGTGTTGATGGCGGCCTTCAAACTCTTGTCCTCATGAACCCCGGGTACATACAATTCTCCGACACGCCGCCGCCTCCGCCACCACACGGCGGAAACCTTATGCTTCTCAACTCTCTCGCTGCCGCCGGAAACTCCTCCCTCGCATCTCACGCGCCGCTATCACAACAGTTCCTTGGTGTGCCTCTCGCGGCCGAGCACATGCACGGCCACCATGATGTCTCGGTTGCCCTGCATGGTTACGCGCCGCGAGGGCACTACAACCTTTGGAACACAATTGACCCTACTACTGCGGCGCGTGATGCTACACGCGCCACACAAGGACTCTCTCTAAGCCTTCCAGCTATGTCGGGGGACGAGGTTCGAGTCTCCGGTGGGTCCCCGTCTTCTGCTTCCGGGGTTACCAACGGTGGAGGCGGTGTTTCGGGAATTCAGAGTGTGTTATTGAATTCAAAGTACTTGAGGGCCACACAAGAGCTTCTAGAAGAGGTTGTGAATGTTAATAATAACAAcgatgttaataataataataatatgaagaagaagagttttgagaAGGCTAAGGTTGGTGTCGGAGAATCTTCATCAAACGGTGGTAATAGTGGCGGAGATGGTTCGGTTGGTGAAGGAAGTGAGAAGCGTTGTGCTGAGTTATCAACCACAGAGAGACAAGAAATTCAGATGAAGAAAGCAAAGTTAATCACCATGCTTGATGAG GTGGAGCAAAGATACAGGCAATACCATAATCAAATGCAGATAGTAATATCATCATTTGAGCAAGCAGCTGGGATTGGATCAGCAAGAACATACACTGCCCTTGCATTGCAAACAATCTCAAAGCAATTTAGGTGCTTGAAGGATGCCATAACTGGACAAATTAAAGCTGCAAATAAGAGCTTAGGTGAAGAGGACTACTTTGGTGGTGGTGGAGGCAAAATTGAAGGGTCAAGGCTTAAATATGTTGACCATCATCTAAGGCAACAGAGAGCTATACAACAATTGGGAATGATGCATCACAATGCTTGGAGACCCCAGAGAGGACTCCCGGAGAGATCGGTTTCCGTTCTACGCGCTTGGCTATTCGAACATTTTCTTCATCC TTATCCCAAGGATTCAGACAAACACATGCTTGCAAAACAAACAGGGCTTACAAGGAGCCAG GTATCAAATTGGTTCATAAATGCAAGAGTTAGGCTTTGGAAACCAATGGTGGAGGAAATGTACTTAGAGGAAATGAAGGATCATGATATGAACAATAGTAACAACAACAATGTCTCTGAGGACAACAAATCAAGCAAGAGCAATGAAGATCCAAACAATGCTAAAAATTCACCACCTCGAGACAGCAATTCTGAATCTGATACCAAAAAGAGCTTCAATTCGAAACAAGAAAACGTTTCAATTTCGACACCAACTTCGCAAATTGGTGGAAATTCaaggaacaacaacaataataatagttcAGGATTCAGCTTCATGGGGTCATCAGAATTATTAGATGGAATCACACAAGGTAGTAGTCCTAAGAAGCCAAGGAGCAATGAAATTGTTCATCATAgccaaaacaataataataataataataacaacaatgaaTACTCGTTCATCAATAATGTTGGGAACCAAACAAACTTCATTGGTGGATTTGGACAATACCCTATTGATGAAATTGCAAGATTTGATGCTGCTGCTGCTGAAAATTTTACAAGATTCTCAGGTAATAATAATCATAGTAACAATAATGGTGTATCACTCACTCTTGGTCTTCCACATTGTGACACATTCCAGAACATTCAACTAGGAAGAAGATTGGATCGTATGAGTGGTGAACAACATTCAAATGAGTTTGGTGCAGTTAACAACACTCAAAATCCTCACCACTCTTCAGCTGCATTTCAGAGTATGCAGAATTCAAAGAGGTTTGCTGCACAATTGTTGCCAGATTATGTGgcctaa
- the LOC112728759 gene encoding protein LEAD-SENSITIVE 1-like, with protein sequence MGQQSSKETRESLKPGDHIYTWRTAYLYAHHGIYIGEETVIHFTVNGQSSIRTISSSANSIHRCQRSTCKDPHKANGVVSSCLDCFLAGGDVCRYEYGVSQVYFFVRLRAGMCTLAASDEDEIVVR encoded by the exons ATGGGGCAGCAATCTAGCAA AGAGACCAGAGAGAGCCTGAAGCCAGGGGATCACATCTACACTTGGAGAACTGCATATTTATATGCTCATCAtg GCATTTACATTGGTGAAGAAACAGTAATTCATTTCACTGTAAATGGACAATCATCAATAAGAACTATTTCATCATCTGCAAACTCGATTCATAGATGTCAAAGGTCAACATGTAAGGATCCACACAAGGCGAATGGGGTGGTTTCGTCTTGCCTCGACTGCTTCCTAGCCGGCGGTGATGTATGTCGGTATGAGTATGGCGTCTCCCAGGTTTACTTTTTCGTCAGACTCCGTGCCGGAATGTGTACTCTCGCAGCCTCAGATGAAGATGAAATCGTTGTCCGTTGA